The genomic DNA TGCCAGCAGTAGAGGCGATGGCATGCGCAGTCCCGCTGGTAGCCGCACGAGGAGGTGCCTTGCCTGAGGTGGTAGGCGACGCGGGGGCGATGACAACAGCAGGTTCAGCAAGAGCCTTGGCGGAGGCGATTGAGGCTGTGCTGGCGGCTGGTCCAGCAGCTCTCGAGCGTGGACTCTATGCAAGAGAGCGCGCTATTGCGCGGTTCTCATGGCGCCAGACGGCGCTCGCGACTCTAGATCAGTACCGTGGACTCGTGAGTGGAACGCCATGATCAGCTTTCGCTGGGAGGAGCTTGACGACATTAGTCATTCTCGGGTGCTCGATCTCGGCGCAGGCACTGGCCGACACCTGCGTGCTCTGGACGCCAAGGGCGCTTGGGTTGTCGCCGGGGATCTGCGACCGGAGATCCATGCCGCTTCGGGTGGCGTGGTGCAGCTAGATGCACATCATCTCCCCTTCTTGGATGCGAGCTTCGATCTCGTCGTCGTCTCAGAGGTGCTCGAACACGTCCCAGATCCACTCATAGTTCTCCAGGAGTGTGCTCGCATCGTAAGTCCTGGGGGAATGGTGGTAATCTCAGTGCCTCGTTGCGGGCCTGAGGCGATTAATTGGCTGCTCTCTCTAGAGTATCACAGTGTCCCTGGTGGCCACATCCACATCTTCACTCGTGGTGAGCTCAGTGCTCTAGCCCGGGAGGCGGGTTTTGCCACAGTGAAGACTCACCACAGCCACGCGCTCCACAGTCCTTACTGGTGGTTGAAGTCCTTTGTCGGCATAGAGCACTCTCCCAAAGTTGTGCCGGTACGCTGGTACGAACGAGCATTGGTTAGTGAACTCATGGGTCGGTCACCATTGCTTACTCACATCGAGTCGATCGCGAATCCGGTGCTCGGGAAAAGTATCGTCCTGTATTTGAGGATCGACCGCTGATGATCGAACTAGAGGCGACGCTAGATAGTATCTGTGCTCTCCAGGATCGACGTGGTTTGATTCCATGGGCGAAGGGGAGTCACGCTGATCCATGGAACCACACTGAGGCGGTGGTTGCTTTAACGCTCGGTGGTCGACACCGAGCCGCCAAGCGAGGTATCGAATGGCTGGCATCGGCTGTGAATCGCGATGGCTCTTACTGCCAGTTCTTTACGAGTTCAGCGGTTCTTGAGCCGCGTATCGATTTGAATAACTGTCTATACCCGGCGGTAGGGTTGCTCGCCTATCTGGTAAGCGCGAGAGACATGAGCAGTGTGCGCAGCTTTCTAGTCTCCTTTGACGTAACCGTTGATTTTGTCCTGGATCAACAGCGAAGTGATGGTTCGTTCCCTTGGGCTCTGTCGCCTGATCGAACGGCGCTAGAAGGCTCTTTGTTGGCTGGATCATCGGCAATGCTGCTCTCGCTTGAGGCGATAGAGGCGTTGGATATGATGATCGGTCGAAATCGTCCACGAATCAAAGAGGCCGCATCTGCACTGTGCAACTACATTAGCGACCCTCACAGCCAGTTTCTGGCCAAGGAGGCCTGGGCGATGGACGGGTACTATCCGATTCTGGCGGGAGTTCTCGATGATGTGGACGCAAGTAAGCGGATGAAGGCATTTCTACTGCGTCACTATGTAACCGGGTGCGGTATACAAGCTATTGCAGACAGCGGCTGGGTAACGGCGGCGGAGACGGCCGAGACGGCGATGGCTTTGGTCCGTATCGGCGAACTTGGTATGGCGCGGCAGATGCTACAGGACATAGAGCAGCTACGTTGCGGCGATGGAGGATACTTGACCGGCTGGGTCCTCCCCGACAGGGTAAGCTTCCCATCGGAGGAGGAGAGCGCCTACTCTGCAGCGGCGGTAATTATCGCCCACTACCTCGTCGCCCTCGGAAGACCTTCGGGTCTCATCGAGGGTATCCTAGCGCGGGAGTGAGTTCACCGGGTGTCGTTGTAACCCAACCAATGGTCCTTCGCGATCCACCAGTCTGAATCCAGAGTGGAGTGCTGCCACCATAATCTCATAGGGTGGTCGTCCGCCGAGTGCCGGATCTTCGAAGACGTCATCGATGATGATCATGCCGTTGTCGGCGAGCAACGCAATCGCACAGAGGTAGTCTGTCCACGCCGACAGCGGATCATGGCCACCGTCGATCATGATCATCGCGAAGCCGGGTCTCAGTAGTGTAGCTAGGACCTTGCTGCTGGCTATCAGTACGGTTACTTGATCACGGAGGTTCGCGAGTTCGAGCGTGTCCATCAATATAGTGCTTGAATCTAGACGTCCGTGGACTCGATCGACTATGGCTGGGTCATAATAGGGGAACGGCGGCTTCATCTCGATCGACCCAAGATGGCGATCTACTGTGATCAGCGAGCGATGGTGATGGCGCGCAATCGTACCGAGCACCACGGTCGAACGTCCGCAGTAGCTCCCAATCTCGAGCAATGGTCCCTCTGACCTCGCTAGGGCTAGCTCAGTTAGCCGTGAGAGCCCTCTCAATTGTCGCAAAGGGAAGTACCCTGGTACCGTCGCAGCAAAATCGAGCGCTGACGCTAGCTCAACGTCACTGATCATCTGAGAGCTGCTGATTTAGGAGCAATGCTTGGATCACCACCGACAGAGAACGACCCATTTTCTAACGTCAAAGGTCGACTCCTTCCTTTCTGCATCTCTACGATTCCGGCTTCACTCACATTTCAAGCCGATAACGCATAGCTGCTCTGGTCGGAACCCAAGCTGGCTAAGACAGAATGGAGCTGAGTCGACCTGCATATCGATCGCGGAAACGTAGATTCACTCGGTAGCGCTCAAGTGTCTGCGCTAGCAAGCGCTCACCAGCTGGGAGCTTATGAGACTCGAAGAAGGAGAAGACTTGCGAAGAACGTTGATACGATGACGGTGAAATCAGCGTTGGCAGGGATCCGAATGCAAGGTCGTAATTATTTGCCGGAAGCCTTGCTAGAAGCTCGTCGAAGTGCGAGAAGGCGAAGTCAAGTCCGATCTCACCCACCGCCTCGTTGGCGATGATGCGGTTGAGAACGAAGGCTCCATCCTGGGATCTAATTGAGGAGAGAATCATGGGTAGAAGACGGTTGATTAGCGACGGCTGTCGAAAATCAGCCAAAGCGAGGAGATGACGTCGCTCATCTAGCGGGTCAACCGGATTGCGGTAGCGATCGAGCATGAAGGCAAACTCCGAGTCATCGCCATGCTTGGCGACGGTGGCAAGCACGGCATTGGCTAGATCGCCACTTGGTCCACCGACACCGCTCATCTCCTCGCGGAACCACTGAAGTGCCTGTTCGCGGACGTCAGGGTCATCAGCAATTGTGCCAAGTGCGGTAAAGGCAACCGATCGAGCGACCTTGGTTCTAGGGGTATCGGAGGGAGTTGGCTCCATGCCCAAGGCTGAGATCAACGGATTGAAGATATTGGTAGTGAGCTTAACGACTAGCGCTTGCTCTTCCGGTGACGCAATACGCTGCAAGAGCCCAAGGGAGGATGACACTACCTGCAAGACGTTGGGGTCGGTCTCGGTCGCGCAGTGGTTAAACAGCTCGACTGCATCGGCCAGCGACACTTGGTCTGCGAGAACCAGAGCCCAGGTGTCGGCGATTAGGTTAAAACGTTCGAGCATCGCAAGCTCGCTAAAGCGTTCGCTGATCTTGGGCAGTACCTGTTGGGAGTACCGCGTGCGGTATACCCCGATGCCTCCTGCATTGACGATAATCGGCTCGGAATCGGCGGTTAACACCTGGTCTTGCTGGCCAAGCAGCACCCGACCCTCTACCCCGTTCAACTCCCGGCTCACCACCGGTATGAGCCAACTAGAGCCAATTTCGCCGACAGGATCACTCTCGTCGCTCAAGAAGCGGAATGGAACTTGAGAGAGGCGGACTCCGTTTGGCAAAGCATCGACGGTGACGAGTGGATGACCCCCCTGCAAGATCCAGGTGTTCATCATCTCGGTGACTGGTTGATCGCTTGCCTCTTCAAGTGCGGACCAAAGATCCTCAGTCTCTGCGTTGCCATGGAGGTGGCTGTTGAGGTAGCTCCTTACGCCGGCTTTGAAGGTCTCCTCACCGAGGTACTGCTCCATCATCTTGATCACTGAACACCCCTTCTCGTAGGTGAGAAGATCAAACATATTTTCGGCGTCTGATGGTGCTATCACGGGAAATTCGATCGGCCTTGTTGATGGAAGTCCATCCACGTTGAGTGCTCCTAGGCGGGCTATGCCGAAGGACTCCCACTTGTGCCATTCAGGGTTGAACGCATCCGATGCGCCCGTCTCCATAAAGGTCGCAAAAGCTTCGTTTAACCAGATTCCGTTCCACCATTTCATGGTGACCAAGTCGCCAAACCACATGTGCGCAATCTCATGACAAACTACGTCACAGATGCGCTCAAGCTCCATCTGTCCCGCTCTCGTCTCATCGACCAGAAGTGCCGTCTCTCGAAAAGTAACCGCTCCGAGATTCTCCATTGCGCCGAAGGCAAAATCGGGAATCGCGAGCAGATCGAGTTTTGGTGCCGGATATGGTATCTGGAACCAATCCTCGAAGTAGGCGATTGCATGCTGTGCAACCCGAAGCGCATAGCTAGTAAGCGCCTCTTTGCCCGGTGTGTGGATTACACGCACTGGTATACCGTTGGCGATCACCGGAGTCGTGGCTCGCAGGTCGCCGACGATAAAGGCCAGCAGGTAGGTGGACATAATCATGGTGGTTTCGTACTGGTGGGTTACGAAGTCTGAGTTGTCGCTTGGTTGGCTAGCAACTTCGGGATAGTTTGAGATCGCCTCGAGGGCCGCTGGTGTCTCGAGGGTCACGGCAAAGGTGGCCTTCATGTCGGGTTCGTCGAAACATGGGAAGGCTTGCCTTGCACCAGTGGATTCAAATTGGGTTGTGGCCATCTTGCGGCTAACCCCTTGTTCGTCGTTGTAGACGGAGCTATAGAGGCCCGAAAGGTCAGAGCGCAACCGTGCAGAGAACTCCAGGTAGATCTCAGCATCGGTCCCGGCCGTTAGCGGAGCAGTCCGTTGAATTTGTACGATCTCATGGGCTGGGTCGACCGTGACTGAGGCGGACTCTCCGTTGACGCGAGCAAGCGATACGGTAATGTCAACTGCATTGAGCTCGATGAGCGCTGTAGCCTCGTTGACTCGCACTGCAATAGTCTCGTATCCTGAGAAGACCTCTTGATCGGGGTCGATATGAAGGAAGAGGTCGTAGTGGACGGGCTCAACGGACCGGCTTAAGCGGTATGGGTTATCATCTCTCACCTCAACTACGATAGCCGAGATCGGCGCCAGGGGCGAGCCAAGCGTCTGGAATCCGTGTTGACTAGGTCAACTCCACCTCTAACACCTACTACCGTCAGTGGGATCGGACGCGCAAGTGACTCCTTCGCAGAACGAATGACAGTGGTGATCTGTGCACGAGACTGGGTTCTTGAGGTAGCTGCAAAGATTGGGTGTAAATGACCTTGGAACGCTCCTAGGCTGGAACCCCGTGAAACCAGTTACAGTCTTGGGGTTTGGGTCTGCCATAGTCGACGTCTCGATTCCCGTAGCGGACACCCAGCTTCGTCAGCTCGGGTTGACGAAGGGATCCATGCGTCTAGCTACTCGTGAGGAGCAAGAACGCATCATTGGGAGTCTTCCCGGCGACTGGGACCGACAGGGGGGTGGATCGATCGCCAACTCTCTAGTAGGACTATCGCTACTCGGTGTCGACAGCGCGCTGTACACCGCTATTGGCGGCGACAGCGACGGTAATATTTTCACCCGGGACCTCAGCGAACTTGGAGTCGAGGTTGTCCTCTCTGAGCAGGCATATTCGGCTGGCACTGGCCGCTGTGTGGTGCTTGTGACCGAGGATGGGCAGCGAACTATGCTCACGTACTTGGGCGCCTCACAGGAACTCTCCGCTGAGTTATTCCCTTTTAAGGTCGCGACTGGGACCCCATTTCTCTTTGTGGAGGGTTATCTGTTGGACGTTCCTGGCCTTGGGGATCGTCTTTTTGAGGTGGCCCGCACGGCACGTCGCTATGGGACCAAGGTTGTCTTTAGTCTCTCGGATGCGGGGCTTGTTGAGCGCCATCTAAAGAGTCTTCAGCGTTTGTTGCCGGCTAGCGTTGACTATCTGTTAGCGAATGGTGAGGAGGCGAGCGCCTTCACTCAGCGCAGTGATCTCGATCAGATAGTTGAAGTGCTGTCGAACATGCGCTTTGCTGGAGCTGTGACCCTAGGCGATCGCGGAGCTCTCTATTTTGGGGCGGATCGATATGAGTACCTAGAGGCACCAACTTATGCTCATGCTGTCGATACAACTGGAGCTGGAGATCTATTCGCGGCTGGCTTCATCGCCGGTCTAGTCCATGAGTTGAATCCAGTCGATGCATTGCGGCTTGGTCAAGCCTTGGCCGCTGAAGTTATTGCCCACCCAGGAGCTCGACCCCAGGTGGATCTCGGTGCCTGGCTTGCAGAGCATGAGCCAGACCTAGCGAACACCTAAGAGGGATGCGATCCTTCAGCGAAACGCACACGGAGACTTATCCTGGTGTCTGAAGAATGGAGGCGATACCGTAGGCGATTGCGATCATGGCTGTGGCAAAGGATGCGGCTAAGAGGATCTCAGACAGAGTTAGGAGTCGATCTAAGACGGCGAAGGAGATTGCTGCACTGACGCTCCCGATGGAGTAGCTCGAATAGACCATAGAGAAGGCAGACGCATGAAGACGAGGCTCAAAACGATGAGTGACTGCGTAGGTGCGCAAGCCATTGAGTGGCGCGATGAAGCTGCCAAAGATGAATAGCATGCTCCCAAGTGCCAGCTCGCTGTGATCGCCAAGTCCGCTTGCGACCAGACAGATAGAGAGCCCCAGCAGGGAGAGGGCGATCCTCTTTAGTGGTTCTAGGTTGGCTGAGTGCGTCGCGTGATGAGCATACAGGACTCCTCCGAGGATGGATCCAACGGATAGAAGCGCCATGGCGAGTGCTGCAAAAGCAGCTCTGTGGATGAGCTGAGTGGCGATAGGAACTATCGAAACGACGACCATGCCCTCTGCAATCCCTTCGGCTGCGCTGAGCGCCCAGAGCCAGGAGCGGAGGGTGACCCGCCCGCTGCCCTCTGACTTCGCGTCGCGACTGGAGTCGGGGCCCAACAGGAGTGGGCAGATGAGCGCAAGGATGGCTGGCGTTGCAAGCAGGCCATGGGTGCCAAGTAGCGTGACTTGGATCGCTACAAGGAGCGGCGCTAGGAGGTAGGCGACCTCTAAGGCTACGGCATCCCATGAAAGGTATCTCTGCAGTGAGCCTGGTTGCAGCCGATGCGTGAGTGTGTGACGAAGTTTGCCGCTTCCCAGTGCCGTAAGGGCACCAGAGAGCAACGCTGCCGGGAGGCTCAGCCATAGGAGTACGTGGACGAGACTCGCCATGACGAGCGCGACGTCGACAAGGGCTAGCAAGGCAAGCGTGGATCTAGCCTGAAAATGGGCGCTGTAGTTGTCAAGACGAGTTGCCACGATCCCGACAACCGAGAGCTCGCCGACCGCGAGGGCGCCCACCACGAGCGAGGCAAAGCGGAAGTTGGCTCCTGTGCCGATGACGTACTCGATAGCAAGGGGTATTAAGGCGACGGGGAGCCGAAAGCTAGTGGCTGGAATGAGCCATCTAAAGTAGATAGATCGGTCGCTTGACTCTGCCATCAGGTGCGCCGGAAATCCTCTTCGTTCGAATTGGAGATGGCTGAGTGAATGCGGTTGCATTCCATATGTCCGACAAGTTCCGTGCCGTTGGGCATCCTCATCACCACTCTCTTGTTACCTAGGGCAGTTGATTGTACCTGAGCCGCGCGTGGTGGGCTGTGAATCTGACTTCAACATAGGCGGACTAGACCGCCACTTGAACGTTGTGCGAGCATCGAAGCTCTGACCAGAGACAGATGGGCGATTTTGGCGAACGTGGATGAGCTGCTTTTTTTGTCCGCCTGTGACAGGGTTGGATGCCAGTTCCAGCGGTACTAGTCGCCTGGCTGCGTCTACTATGACATGTTTTCTGATTTGGACTCATCTATCGGGTTCGGTATTTGCCTTTGTTACTCTGTCTTCCTAAGCCAGTATGACCTGGAATTTTGTTGACACTTGTGTTGCCATCTTTGTACCAGCAACCAGATTATCAAGGTGGCTGTGAAGCCATTCTTAGTTCTAGCCCCGCTCTCTAGATTGGAGATCGTTGAGCTTAGAGTAGGCGACGATGCCGGATCGTTTAGTCTTTTCAACCAGGTTGGGCTAGTTTGGTAGGGAGTTCCTGTGGTGCCTATGGGAACGTCGGTAAGTCTACGTCGCGCTTAGGCTGCGACCGGTTCCAGAAGGACGTGGTAAATGTCGCTCGGATTGGAACAGTGTGGGTTAATTGGGGATCTCCATACGGGGGCTGTCGTCTCTGATGAAGGTGCCATCGAATGGCTTTGTGTTCCTCGGTTCGACTCTGATGCCTGCTTTGCGCGCCTGCTTGGTGACGACAGCAATGGCTACTTTCAAGTAGTACCTGATCTACCAATTCTGCGGCGCGAACAGGCCTATGAGAAGGATACGCTTGTCTTGACTACCACCTACCATACCGAGACGGGTTCGGTTCGACTCCTTGACTTTATGCCTATCCGCGAGGAGCATGCTCGGATTGTTCGGATCGTTCAAGGGCTATCTGGTTACGTTGATATGAAGGTGACGCTCTCACTACGTTTTGACTACGGCGTCTCGATCCCGTGGGCTCGACATATAGAACGCGGCCTTTCGTTTGTCCTTGGTCCTAGCGCGGTGCTGCTGGAATCTGATGTCGAAATGCATGGCGAAGACATGATTTCGGTGGGTAGCTTCCGCGTTCGAAAGGGCCAGGATGCAGAGTTTGTCCTCGTCTTCTACGGGTCGACAGAGGCGATCCCAAGAGTAGTCCGTCCACGGGAGGAGCTGACGCGAACGCGTGCGTTTTGGCGAGGTTGGGTGACTGGAGCCAAAGAGGATTATGGTCGCTACGAAGATATCGTACGTCGTTCGATGATTACCTTAAAGGCGCTCACCTACTCTCCCACCGGCGGCATGGTAGCCGCCCTTACGACTGCATTGCCTGAGCAGATCGGAGGCAGTCGGAACTGGGACTATCGTTTCTGTTGGTTGCGAGATGCTACTTTTGCGCTCTACGGCTTCCTGCAGCGCGGTCATCCGGTTGAGGCACGTGCTTGGCGTTCCTGGTTGCTAAGAGCGATAGCCGGCAACGCCGAGCAGTTACAGGTCATGTATGGGGTGGCCGGTGAGCGCAGGCTTCCTGAGCTTGAACTCGATTGGTTGCAGGGGTATCGTAACTCTCGACCGGTCCGCATCGGCAATGCCGCGTCCGGACAGTTTCAGTTGGATATCTATGGTGAAGTCGCCGACGTGCTCCATCAGATGCTTAACCACGGCATCAAACCAGACGAGAATGCTTGGGAGATTCAGCGCTATCTTACCGATCATGTCGTTTCAGTTTGGGAGCAGCCGGATGATGGGATCTGGGAGATCCGTGGTGATCGAAAGCACTTCACTCATTCCAAGATCATGGCGTGGGTGGCGATCGATCGAGGTATCCGAACCCTCGACTTACTTGGTTATGACGGACCTCGTGAGTTGTGGGATCAGGAACGAACCCGTCTGGCTGAAAGGATTTACGATCAAGGTTATAACGAAAAGCTTGGCTCTTTCGTACAGTCTTTTGGTTCAGATCGTCTCGATGCCTCTGTACTTCTCGCTCCGATTATGGGCTTTATTGACCCTAAGGATCCTCGCATGATCTCGACGGTGGAGAGGATTCGCGAGGATCTCTCCTCCGGTGGCTTTATTCTCCGCTATCAGCCCGATGGTGGTGTTGATGGGATCGACGAGCCAGAGGGAGTCTTTCTGCCATGCTCGTTCTGGCTGGTGGAGAATCTCGCCCTCCAAGATAGGGTGGACGAAGCCGAAGAGTTGCTCGACAGACTGATCGGTGTGGCAAACAATCTTGGAATCTACTCCGAGGAGTATGACCCAACCCAGAAGATTATGTTGGGGAATTTTGCGCAGGCGTTCACTCACGTTGGCTTAGTCAATGCGGTGCAACGCGTGGTTCACGCAAAGCATCAAGGTAACTTGGCCGGGTGAGAACATGTGGGAAGTGTTGCCTGGGTTCGACCGCAGTAACGACTTGCCAAGGATTGCCGCATGGAGTGAGGTTCGTTGCCTTGTAGTAGCGCATCGCAACGATAACGTTCATCGCGCTAGCGGTAATGACCCTGTAGGTATAACGCCATAGAGAGAGGGATCACCATGAGAGAGATACCGTTCGTTTTGTTTGGAGCTACGGGCGATTTAGCCAGGAAGATGTTGTTGCCAGCCTTGATGACGCTCTTCCGGGACCACAAGGACTATCACCTTCAGGTGGTTGGCGTCGCTGATACAGATTACAGCATCGATGGTTTTCGAGAGTACGTATCCTCCCTCCTCGTGGATTCAGGGCATTTTGACGAGGCACAAATCGAGGCATTCGTCCGTGAAGTGACCTATGTTCGGGGCGACTACGGCGCAGGCTCGTTGTATGAAGATCTGGCGACGGTGATTGAGGCAGAGGCAGAGCCAATCTTCTATCTTGCGATACCTCCTCGATTCTTTGAGGTGGTGGTGGACCGACTTGAGGCTGCCGGCTTCGCCGAGACTGGAAGGGTGATGGTTGAGAAGCCTTTTGGGCGTGATCTGACGGATGCACGTCAGCTTTCTAGCGTATTGACGAAGGCGTTTCAAGAGTCTCAGATCTACAGGATCGACCACTTCCTTGGTAAGGAGGCTGTTCAAAATCTCCTGGTGTTCCGGTTTGCAAATTCGATACTTGAGCCGTTGTGGAATCGGAACTATGTCTCGAGAATCGAGTTGAATATGCTCGAAGATTTTGGTGTCGAGGGTCGTGGAGCCTTCTACGACAGCGTCGGTGTTCTCCGCGACGTGGTCCAAAACCATCTGCTTCAACTTTTATGTCTCCTTTTGATGGAACCTCCGTTGTCGATGAGTAGCGAGGCGGTTGCTATGGAGCGGGTTAAGGTCCTCGCATCTATGGAGCCGCTGTCACTCGCCGAGTCGGTGCTCGGTCAATATCGTGGCTACATGAACGAACCAGGCGTCACCCCAGGCTCCTCAACTCCCACCTTCGTCGCTGTGCGAGTGCGGGTTAACTCATGGAGATGGGCCGGCGTTCCGGTATTCATTCGAGCCGGCAAGGCTGTTGACGCCACCAGAACTAATGCCATCATCGAGTTTCGATCGCCACCAACCATGATTTTCGACTCCAATGATGTGTACCATCTACCGGAGCCGAATCGACTCATCTTTGAGTTCAAGCCAGATGACCTAATTGACCTGAGAATGCAGGCTAAGGTGCCTGGTCCCAACTTGCGTTCGGCCCCAGTCTCTCTGGAGGTCGGTCGAGCTGGCGGACCAGTCAAGGGTGAGGAGCCTTACGCGCAGTTGATAGATGACGTTACTCGCGACGATCAGTCTAGGTTCGCCTCTGAGGAGTCGGTCGAAGCCGCCTGGCGAGTAGTATCTCCACTACTCGATCAGCCAGCTTCTCTCCTCTATGGCGCAGGTACCGGCGGCCCAAGGGAGGCAGACGGCCTAGTTAGCGAGTTTGGAGGTTGGTGTTAGATGGGCGAGGTTTTGGCGGTTGACCTTGGTGGGACGAATTTTCGGATGGCTCGAGTGTCTAACGAAGGCGAGATACTCAAGCGGGCGGCATTGAGCACCAGGGAGTCGCGGTCAGTTGGCGAAGGACTCGAACAGCTTGTGCAACTGGTTGAGGGTGCCGATGTCCAGACGTTGGTGTTTGGCGCACCGGGTGTTGTCGATCACGCCAAAGGCCAGGTGGTATACGCCCCCAATCTTGATCAAGAGTTCCTAGCCGAACTGAGCGTCTCTGCACTTGAGGGAGTGCTCAACAAGAAGGTCATTCTCGTAAACGATGCGGATATGGCTGCT from Ferrimicrobium acidiphilum DSM 19497 includes the following:
- a CDS encoding class I SAM-dependent methyltransferase, producing the protein MISFRWEELDDISHSRVLDLGAGTGRHLRALDAKGAWVVAGDLRPEIHAASGGVVQLDAHHLPFLDASFDLVVVSEVLEHVPDPLIVLQECARIVSPGGMVVISVPRCGPEAINWLLSLEYHSVPGGHIHIFTRGELSALAREAGFATVKTHHSHALHSPYWWLKSFVGIEHSPKVVPVRWYERALVSELMGRSPLLTHIESIANPVLGKSIVLYLRIDR
- a CDS encoding class I SAM-dependent methyltransferase, which gives rise to MISDVELASALDFAATVPGYFPLRQLRGLSRLTELALARSEGPLLEIGSYCGRSTVVLGTIARHHHRSLITVDRHLGSIEMKPPFPYYDPAIVDRVHGRLDSSTILMDTLELANLRDQVTVLIASSKVLATLLRPGFAMIMIDGGHDPLSAWTDYLCAIALLADNGMIIIDDVFEDPALGGRPPYEIMVAALHSGFRLVDREGPLVGLQRHPVNSLPR
- a CDS encoding M1 family metallopeptidase, with product MRDDNPYRLSRSVEPVHYDLFLHIDPDQEVFSGYETIAVRVNEATALIELNAVDITVSLARVNGESASVTVDPAHEIVQIQRTAPLTAGTDAEIYLEFSARLRSDLSGLYSSVYNDEQGVSRKMATTQFESTGARQAFPCFDEPDMKATFAVTLETPAALEAISNYPEVASQPSDNSDFVTHQYETTMIMSTYLLAFIVGDLRATTPVIANGIPVRVIHTPGKEALTSYALRVAQHAIAYFEDWFQIPYPAPKLDLLAIPDFAFGAMENLGAVTFRETALLVDETRAGQMELERICDVVCHEIAHMWFGDLVTMKWWNGIWLNEAFATFMETGASDAFNPEWHKWESFGIARLGALNVDGLPSTRPIEFPVIAPSDAENMFDLLTYEKGCSVIKMMEQYLGEETFKAGVRSYLNSHLHGNAETEDLWSALEEASDQPVTEMMNTWILQGGHPLVTVDALPNGVRLSQVPFRFLSDESDPVGEIGSSWLIPVVSRELNGVEGRVLLGQQDQVLTADSEPIIVNAGGIGVYRTRYSQQVLPKISERFSELAMLERFNLIADTWALVLADQVSLADAVELFNHCATETDPNVLQVVSSSLGLLQRIASPEEQALVVKLTTNIFNPLISALGMEPTPSDTPRTKVARSVAFTALGTIADDPDVREQALQWFREEMSGVGGPSGDLANAVLATVAKHGDDSEFAFMLDRYRNPVDPLDERRHLLALADFRQPSLINRLLPMILSSIRSQDGAFVLNRIIANEAVGEIGLDFAFSHFDELLARLPANNYDLAFGSLPTLISPSSYQRSSQVFSFFESHKLPAGERLLAQTLERYRVNLRFRDRYAGRLSSILS
- a CDS encoding adenosine kinase; this translates as MKPVTVLGFGSAIVDVSIPVADTQLRQLGLTKGSMRLATREEQERIIGSLPGDWDRQGGGSIANSLVGLSLLGVDSALYTAIGGDSDGNIFTRDLSELGVEVVLSEQAYSAGTGRCVVLVTEDGQRTMLTYLGASQELSAELFPFKVATGTPFLFVEGYLLDVPGLGDRLFEVARTARRYGTKVVFSLSDAGLVERHLKSLQRLLPASVDYLLANGEEASAFTQRSDLDQIVEVLSNMRFAGAVTLGDRGALYFGADRYEYLEAPTYAHAVDTTGAGDLFAAGFIAGLVHELNPVDALRLGQALAAEVIAHPGARPQVDLGAWLAEHEPDLANT
- a CDS encoding MFS transporter produces the protein MAESSDRSIYFRWLIPATSFRLPVALIPLAIEYVIGTGANFRFASLVVGALAVGELSVVGIVATRLDNYSAHFQARSTLALLALVDVALVMASLVHVLLWLSLPAALLSGALTALGSGKLRHTLTHRLQPGSLQRYLSWDAVALEVAYLLAPLLVAIQVTLLGTHGLLATPAILALICPLLLGPDSSRDAKSEGSGRVTLRSWLWALSAAEGIAEGMVVVSIVPIATQLIHRAAFAALAMALLSVGSILGGVLYAHHATHSANLEPLKRIALSLLGLSICLVASGLGDHSELALGSMLFIFGSFIAPLNGLRTYAVTHRFEPRLHASAFSMVYSSYSIGSVSAAISFAVLDRLLTLSEILLAASFATAMIAIAYGIASILQTPG
- a CDS encoding glycoside hydrolase family 15 protein encodes the protein MSLGLEQCGLIGDLHTGAVVSDEGAIEWLCVPRFDSDACFARLLGDDSNGYFQVVPDLPILRREQAYEKDTLVLTTTYHTETGSVRLLDFMPIREEHARIVRIVQGLSGYVDMKVTLSLRFDYGVSIPWARHIERGLSFVLGPSAVLLESDVEMHGEDMISVGSFRVRKGQDAEFVLVFYGSTEAIPRVVRPREELTRTRAFWRGWVTGAKEDYGRYEDIVRRSMITLKALTYSPTGGMVAALTTALPEQIGGSRNWDYRFCWLRDATFALYGFLQRGHPVEARAWRSWLLRAIAGNAEQLQVMYGVAGERRLPELELDWLQGYRNSRPVRIGNAASGQFQLDIYGEVADVLHQMLNHGIKPDENAWEIQRYLTDHVVSVWEQPDDGIWEIRGDRKHFTHSKIMAWVAIDRGIRTLDLLGYDGPRELWDQERTRLAERIYDQGYNEKLGSFVQSFGSDRLDASVLLAPIMGFIDPKDPRMISTVERIREDLSSGGFILRYQPDGGVDGIDEPEGVFLPCSFWLVENLALQDRVDEAEELLDRLIGVANNLGIYSEEYDPTQKIMLGNFAQAFTHVGLVNAVQRVVHAKHQGNLAG
- the zwf gene encoding glucose-6-phosphate dehydrogenase, with product MREIPFVLFGATGDLARKMLLPALMTLFRDHKDYHLQVVGVADTDYSIDGFREYVSSLLVDSGHFDEAQIEAFVREVTYVRGDYGAGSLYEDLATVIEAEAEPIFYLAIPPRFFEVVVDRLEAAGFAETGRVMVEKPFGRDLTDARQLSSVLTKAFQESQIYRIDHFLGKEAVQNLLVFRFANSILEPLWNRNYVSRIELNMLEDFGVEGRGAFYDSVGVLRDVVQNHLLQLLCLLLMEPPLSMSSEAVAMERVKVLASMEPLSLAESVLGQYRGYMNEPGVTPGSSTPTFVAVRVRVNSWRWAGVPVFIRAGKAVDATRTNAIIEFRSPPTMIFDSNDVYHLPEPNRLIFEFKPDDLIDLRMQAKVPGPNLRSAPVSLEVGRAGGPVKGEEPYAQLIDDVTRDDQSRFASEESVEAAWRVVSPLLDQPASLLYGAGTGGPREADGLVSEFGGWC